Proteins from a genomic interval of Cupriavidus sp. WKF15:
- the tssG gene encoding type VI secretion system baseplate subunit TssG — MNVFRLCELIELSAPRHPPLGTTDSPANEPVRFRSHGRLGFPGREIQSVEHDSDRPDRPPVVRTTFLGLYGVDARMPSYFVDEIAQRRDGAEPLAAFLDLFHHRIVTQFYRVARKYRYPVGFRAGGQDEVSRYLLSLLGLGLGETCAGKAPVENTVGTQKLLSMLGLASQRTRTAEGLAGVLQHAVPDAQIAVEEFFPVWVRLDTPEPMPLGENCVLGRGFYDRANAVRVVITPQARESVLGLMPGRNMHGELMALLRFYLGYTAHARLEMEVRPELMPAPALNSEQVSLGYTTQLKPPAAGADADGSGMPRMTRVQLGTWNGTGAA; from the coding sequence ATGAACGTCTTTCGGCTCTGCGAGCTGATCGAGCTATCCGCGCCGCGGCATCCGCCGCTGGGCACGACCGATTCGCCGGCCAACGAACCGGTGCGTTTCCGCTCGCATGGGCGCTTGGGCTTTCCCGGGCGGGAGATCCAGTCGGTCGAGCACGACAGCGACCGCCCCGATCGGCCGCCCGTGGTGCGCACGACCTTCCTTGGTCTCTATGGTGTCGATGCGCGCATGCCATCTTACTTCGTGGACGAAATCGCGCAGCGCCGAGATGGGGCCGAGCCGCTGGCGGCCTTCCTCGATCTGTTCCACCACAGGATTGTCACTCAGTTCTACCGCGTCGCACGCAAGTATCGCTATCCGGTGGGCTTCCGGGCGGGCGGACAGGACGAGGTGTCGCGTTATCTGCTGAGCCTGCTCGGACTGGGCCTCGGCGAGACGTGCGCCGGAAAGGCCCCGGTGGAAAACACCGTTGGCACGCAAAAGCTCTTGTCGATGCTGGGGCTGGCCAGCCAGCGCACGCGCACCGCCGAAGGCCTGGCCGGCGTGCTGCAGCACGCCGTACCGGACGCGCAGATTGCCGTCGAGGAATTCTTCCCGGTGTGGGTACGCCTCGACACCCCCGAGCCGATGCCGCTCGGGGAAAACTGCGTACTGGGACGCGGCTTCTACGACCGTGCCAACGCTGTGCGCGTTGTGATTACGCCGCAAGCACGCGAATCGGTGCTGGGGCTGATGCCGGGCAGGAACATGCATGGAGAGCTGATGGCGTTACTGCGCTTCTATCTCGGCTACACCGCGCATGCCCGGCTGGAGATGGAGGTACGACCCGAGCTGATGCCGGCCCCGGCCCTGAACTCGGAGCAGGTGAGCCTCGGCTACACCACGCAACTGAAGCCTCCGGCGGCAGGAGCCGACGCCGACGGCAGCGGCATGCCACGCATGACGCGCGTGCAACTTGGAACATGGAACGGAACCGGCGCAGCTTAG
- the tssJ gene encoding type VI secretion system lipoprotein TssJ, which yields MRRQLQNGVGLLVATLIAGCGVGQAVKDSTVEAAKWAFTTQVKTMNLDLVSRSSLNTSGAGQSLSTVVRVYQLKTPQVFEQLSYVQLQTNDLESLKPDLLATRDVILRPDASVSLSEPMHADAEYVGVVALFRNAGKETVWKLVVPKKQWKKTDPVKIEVRDSTLQLAGVAGSAQAR from the coding sequence ATGAGGCGACAGCTTCAAAACGGAGTCGGACTGCTGGTTGCCACCCTTATCGCCGGCTGCGGCGTTGGGCAGGCGGTAAAGGACAGCACGGTGGAGGCGGCCAAGTGGGCGTTTACGACGCAGGTCAAGACCATGAACCTCGACCTCGTCAGCCGGTCGTCGTTGAATACAAGCGGCGCCGGACAATCGCTGTCGACGGTAGTGAGGGTCTACCAGCTGAAGACGCCGCAGGTCTTCGAGCAACTGAGCTACGTGCAATTGCAGACGAATGATCTGGAGTCGCTCAAGCCGGACCTGCTGGCCACCCGGGATGTCATCCTGCGCCCAGATGCGAGCGTGAGCCTGAGTGAGCCGATGCACGCCGATGCCGAATATGTCGGCGTGGTGGCGCTATTCCGGAATGCCGGCAAGGAGACGGTCTGGAAGCTGGTGGTGCCGAAGAAGCAGTGGAAGAAGACAGATCCGGTGAAGATCGAAGTCCGGGACAGCACGCTGCAGTTGGCGGGCGTTGCCGGTAGCGCGCAAGCACGATGA